From a single Gadus morhua chromosome 3, gadMor3.0, whole genome shotgun sequence genomic region:
- the LOC115540945 gene encoding mucin-5AC, with protein sequence MTTTAAPTTTTAAPMTTSAAPTTTTAAPTTTTAAPSTTTAAPTTTTAVPTTTIAAPTPTTAAPTTTTAATTTTTAPPTTTTAAPTTTTNAPTTTTAAPSTTTAAPTATTAAPTTTTAVLTTTIAASTPTTAAPTTTTAAPSTTSAAPTMTNAGPTTTTVNEGSQDVSFSLLRTFESSLSNPSSSEFRTLADEVTREVNRGYRMRFPATFLRSVVRSFTNGSIIVNLTVVFTNPTVVPNGTVAVQTLIQALATGTTNLNVNASTITSSRETPTPAPPGPTKTTRLGLTIYHDYTLDLSFSLTRTFQSSLSDPTSPAYRVLANEVTREVNKGYRFLFPRTYSRSVVRSFRNGSILVEMILVFQNQTVVPTGVLAEQALQAVISSGIINLTGLDLSTITANPPDSTEPPAADEGTLDLSFSLTRRFQSSLSDPTSPAYRVLANEVTREVNKGYRFLFPRTYSRSVVRSFRNGSILVEMILVFQNQTVVPTGVLAEQALQAVIFSGIINLTGLDLSTITATTTTSGGPTLKMTTTTAFCLPIFLTVIKGLLFST encoded by the exons atgacaacaactgctgcaccaacgacaacaacCGCTGCACCAATGACAACATCGgctgcaccaacgacaacaactgctgcaccaacgacgACAACCGCTGCACCATCGACAACAaccgctgcaccaacaacgacaactgctgtaCCGACCACAACGATTGCCGCACCAACACCAACAACCgctgcaccaacgacaacgACTGCTGCAACAACGACAACGACTGCtccaccaacaacgacaactgctgcaccaacaacgaccaCTAAtgcaccaacgacaacaactgctgcaccatcaaccacaactgctgcaccgACAGCGACAaccgctgcaccaacaacgacaactgctgtaCTGACCACGACGATTGCCGCATCTACACCAACAACCgctgcaccaacgacaacgACTGCTGCACCATCGACAACATCCGCTGCACCAACAATGACAAATGCTGGACCAACAACGACTACAGTAAACGAAGGTTCTCAAGATGTGTCATTCAGTTTGCTACGGACGTTTGAAAGCTCTTTGTCCAATCCTTCTTCCTCAGAGTTTAGGACGTTGGCTGATGAAGTCACAAGAGAG GTAAACAGAGGCTACAGAATGAGATTTCCTGCAACTTTTCTCCGCTCTGTAGTAAGGTCTTTCAC GAACGGCTCAATCATTGTGAATTTGACTGTAGTCTTCACCAACCCAACAGTTGTTCCGAATGGAACCGTTGCAGTGCAGACACTGATTCAAGCATTAGCCACCGGCACTACCAACCTCAATGTGAACGCATCTACTATTACCTCGAGTAG AGaaacaccaacaccagctcctcctggtcctACTAAAACTACTAGATTAGGATTGACAATTTATCATGATTA CACTTTGGATTTGAGTTTCAGTTTGACACGCACATTTCAAAGCTCTTTGTCAGATCCTACTTCCCCAGCCTATCGTGTGCTGGCTAATGAAGTCACAAGAGAG GTTAACAAAGGCTACAGATTTCTTTTTCCAAGAACATATTCCCGATCTGTTGTTAGGTCTTTTCG TAATGGATCAATCCTTGTGGAAATGATTCTGGTCTTCCAAAACCAAACAGTGGTTCCGACCGGAGTCCTGGCAGAGCAGGCACTGCAGGCCGTAATATCCTCAGGTATCATCAACCTAACTGGACTGGACCTTTCTACTATTACCGCAA ACCCACCAGACTCTACAGAGCCTCCTGCAGCAGATGAAGGCACTTTGGATTTGAGTTTCAGTTTGACACGCAGATTTCAAAGCTCTTTGTCAGATCCTACTTCCCCAGCCTATCGTGTGCTGGCTAATGAAGTCACAAGAGAG GTTAACAAAGGCTACAGATTTCTTTTTCCAAGAACATATTCCCGATCTGTTGTTAGGTCTTTTCG TAATGGATCGATCCTTGTGGAAATGATTCTGGTCTTCCAAAACCAAACAGTGGTTCCGACCGGAGTCCTGGCAGAGCAGGCACTGCAGGCCGTAATATTCTCAGGTATCATCAACCTAACTGGACTGGACCTTTCTACTATTACCGCAA CAACAACCACCTCAGGAGGACCCACTCTGAAAATGACCACCACAACTGCATTTTGTTTGCCTATCTTCTTGACGGTCATCAAAGGACTGTTGTTCAGTACATAG